The nucleotide window ATTCGGTCCGTCGAGCCGTACAAGACACGATGCAACAACTCGATCTACGGGCGGCAATCGTTGGGGTTAGCGTGGGCGATCAAGTCGTGCTCACGCAGGCGTGGGGCGAATCGGCGCCGAACGTGCCAGCTACCATCGACATGCACTGGCGTATTGGCGCTGTCGCGATTTCCTACTTGTCGACGGTTGCGTTGCAACTCGAGGACGAAGGAAAATTAAGTCTGGACGATCCACTGTCGAAGTATCTGCCCGATATACGCGACGCAAGTAAGGTCACGCTACGAATGTTGATTGCATCGACATCGGGGTTTCCAGAATATGTAAATACGATTCCGATCGAAGAGAACGTCTATCGACAATGGCAAGAAAGCGAATTGCTCGCTGACGCGTTCTCCAAACCGTCGGTTTGCGATCCAGGGACCTGTTTCGCGTATTCGCACGCCAATTTTGTGCTCTTTGGTCAAGTGCTCGCGAAAGTCGCAGGACTGCCGCTCGACACGTTGATCAGCCAACGAATTTTGCGTCCATTACAACTGAACCAGACCTTCAGCAACGACGATGCGTTTATGCCTTTGCCAGTATTGAATGCGTATTCAAACGAACTCGGCAGTTACCAGAATTCGACCGCTTGGAACCCCTCCTGGACGCTCGCACACGGCGCAATCATGTCTTCCACGATCCCCGATATCCTCAGAAGCACGCGGGCAATCGGCGGTGGCGAGCTTATCTCTTCACGCGCGCGAGCAGAAATGATCGCGCAGAATCCGGTGACGTCGCGCGGCAAAGCGTACGACGGGTTGGGCATTGTCGTGGTCAATGGCTGGCTGTTGCAAAACCCGTCGTTCTTCGGCTATTCAGGTGTATCGGCGTACCTTGAAAAAAACGGTATTTCGATCGCGGTAACGGCAACGAAAAATGCCGATTCGCCGGACGTGTCAGCGGCATCGCGATTGTTCGAGAATATTGCCCTGGAGATTGCGCCTTCAAATCCCGTGGCTGTCACGGCACGCTGATAGCGCGAATGTTCTTTCGACGTCGGCCATTGACTCGCGACGCTCGTTCACGCCGGCGTTGCCTCAACCTCGCCATTTATGACCGGCTTGGTAAAGATGCAGGCCTGCACCCGGCCGCGCTCGCTAACATACTTCGCCGCCCGCAGTATGCGGAAATAGGCGGTAATCGCCCTTGTGATCGACGATTGGCTTAACGCCCGCTCGCCCAAAATAAGACGATTGCGGTTGTTGAATCGAAAGCAATCGCTCACAAAAAAGGGAGTCACGTGCAAAACGAAGTGGAAACCGGTCAAGTGCAAGCGGGTCGGAGCAACACACGAGGTGAGCACGCGGGGGCAGACGCTCCGGCATTGGCGGTCACGCCTGCCGTTCATGTGGATGGCGTTGTGCGGAAGCTCGCTTCAACTGCGCGACGGCTCAAGCCGCTCGCCCGGCCCGAACTCAAGATAGCGACTGCGAACAAAACATTGCGGGAACCGCCGGCTTCGGCAAGCTTGCGTTCGATGTGCCCGCCCGTCCTCGATCAGGATCCTATCCAGTCATGCGCGGCCTTCGCGTTCACCAGCGCATTGCGGTTCCTGCACATGCGCGATGGACAAGATGAATGTCTGTCGCCGCTCTTTTGCTATTACGCGACTCGCGTACTGATCGAGAAGGAACAAAACGGCGACGATTCGGGATGCAAAGCCGACGCGGTCGTCGAGGCGCTTGAGAACTACGGCGTGTGCGTCGAAAGTCTATGGCCCTACGACACGGCGAAGTTCGCGGTCGAGCCGCCCGCGAGCGCCTTCGACGATGCAGTAACGCGCAAGCTGGCGAAGGTGTACAGGGTAACGACGCTGCGAGCCATGAAAGTGTCGATCGCCGACGGCTATCCTGTGCCCGTTGCCTTTCCTGTGGCGCGCTCGGTCGGCTATGGCAGCGACGCGGTTTTATCGCCGACATGGCGAACCGGCGTGTTCCCTGTGCCGACCGCAGCACTCGGCGACGTCCGGACCGGTGCATCGAGCGTATCCGCTGGTTCGGCAGGCGGTTCTGTGGGCTCAGCGGGCCGCGCCGTGGGCTCTGGAGGTGGCGCTGTGGACTCCGCAGGCGGCGCTATGGGCTCCGGGGGTGGTTCTGTTGGATCTGCTGGCAAAGCCACCGGTTATGCAGGCGGCCCTGTAAATGACATGAACCCTTTCCATCAACCTGCTTCCGATCTTGCCGACGGCTACCACTTCGTTCTGGCCATCGGTTACGACGACGCCACCGGCCTGGTAGAAAGCGAAAATTCCTGGGGACCGACTTTCGGCGATAACGGCTATGGCTATTTGCCGTATGCGTTATTCGGACCGACGCAGGACACGCTCATCGCGGACCCGAGCGTGCTGGCTGAAGACCCGTGGACGGTACGCTTCCAATCCGACGAAGCCAGGTCCGCAACGCATCAATAATTGGAGCGATCCGCTGCAAGCCGTATCGTTGGATTGGCGTGGTGAATTCTTAGGCCCTGACGCGCGAACGCCAGAACTTTTATTTTCATGCCGTGATCTATTCGACATGGGCACTCGAAAATCAACACCAATGCGAATTAATCCGGTCATTGCCATCGGCACTTCGATGGAAGCCAAATAAAAGCGTAAGTCCTGGCTCAGCGTGCTCGGAACGTCACGTCTCGCGAAAGATGCTCACAGTCGCAATGGCAACTCGCCTGCGGGCAGCTTGCTCGTCGTCGCCGAAACGATCAACGCCCCAGGATAATGTCGTGACAAGTTCGAAGATATCCTCTGTCGTCACTTCCTTCACCGCCATGCCGGCAGATTTGGCTGCATTGAGAAGTACGCGAGTCGTCTCTATCAGCTGCGAGCTTGCCGGGTTCATCGACGATTCCGGATCGCTTCGTGCGCTCGCTACGCAATAGGGCAAGTCATGCCAGATGCGCAGTTGCCACGCCAGTCGTAGCAGCCACTCCGAAAGCGGACAGGCTTGCTGTCCGAGCAGAAAGAAAGAAAAATCGCAGAGCCCGAGCCTTCAGTTGCACGTGGTGTGTTTCCGCCCATCCACAAATTATGTGGTGCTCTCGTCCGATCTCGGAGTTGCAAGAACGGCAACTATTGACACTGCTTGGTCAACAGGCTTTTCACGCGCGCCGTTGCGCTCCGCATCGGGAGCGAGCGGCCAAAAGGCCGCCCGCGCGCTCTCACCCGTTTTACACTACGGGCGCTTCAATGGCTGCTTGGGTACTGCCGTTATCGTCAGCTACCGTTGCTGCCTTCGCAGCACTGCCTGAACCACTCACCTTCTTTGCAACTCTCTTTTTAGCGACAGTCCCTGTTTTCTTCGCAGCAACCTTCTTGCTAGCAGCAACGGATTGTCTCGGCGTTGCTTCCTTCACCTCATTTTTTGTGGCGGCGGCCTTTTTTGCGGTGATTTTCTTCGCTGCAACTTTCCGCGTTGGCTTTTTTGCTGCATTCGCCTTCTTGCCTACAGCAGACGCTTTACGCGCCGCTTTGGTCGCGACTTCAGCAACAGGCGATGCACCCTCCTCCTCAATCAGGAATTTGGTGCGATCTCTGACGTTCGCAAGCCATGCCGGTGCGCGTCCTTTTCCGCTCCATGTTGCACCTGACTTGCGGTCGCGATACTTAGCCGGCTGCGGTCCCGTTCGGTACCCACGCGGTTTCGCTGTCGTCGTTGCTTCCGCGTTCTCAATTTCGGGAGACGCCGCGTGAGCCGCCACCGCATCACCTTGAATCAGAAACCGACTGCGGTTTTTCGCTTTAGCGATCCAAGCCGGTGCACTTCCCCGGCCGGTCCATGTGGCACCACTCTTTGGGTCCTGGAACTTGGGAGCGACTTTGGTGCCACGGGCATTGGATGCTTTGCGCTTTGACCCAATAGCCAAACCGCTGTCCCCTTTTGCTTCCCGCCTTGCTTTCGTTTTTTCTTCGATATCTTCGGTCGTCAATCTGTGTTCTAGCATCAGGCGACGGATTTGCTCCAACGCGGACTGCGCTTTCTTTGCTATGAGCACGTCGGCTTGCGCCTGCAACTTCTTTAGCTTTTCTTGAATGACTTCGAGTGTGGGCATCGTGACCTCCAAATAGTGAATGCTAGCACTATGCCACGACGCTTGATTTACGCAAACAAACTTGTCAGTTCAAAGCATTACATCCGCGTACATCGATATTTTCGATTGCAGCCTTACCGCTTCGTTTTCAAAGCTCGGATACTTGAGCATCGAGTTCTTATCGATTGTCGGTCGAAGAACAGCGGTGCCCTTGCACTATTGGAATCTTATTCAGACTTCGTTTGTTCATTCCTTTGTAGACGCGAGCTGCGTTGCGCAAACTCAAGGCTTCTTCCTACGTCTATCCTGAATCGAGGATGCGCACATCCGCCGTTGTCCTACGGATAAGTAGGCAAAGAGAAGCATGCCCTGGAGCATTTGCCGCTGTGTGAGCAGACGTTGTTTCGGGACGGTCATTCAGTGAATCAAGTAAGTCGTAACAAAGACCGTCATTCACTCAAGCACCGCCTTATCAAGAGTAATATATCCCGCATCGTTACGCGAGGAAATTCATATGGCCGAATTGAGTTGGTTTAACCAAATCCATCGAGAGTGGCAAGCGCTTAAGGTTCACGATGCTGCGCTCGACATCGAACAGTTCTATCGACATGTTGTATCCGCGTACAAATCGGGCTTTGCCCCGCTCGAGTCAATTGCCACGACCGCAAACGCCCTGCTTCTATCTTCAATTTCCGGTGCTCCGTATTTGGGCCGTAAGCTCCTCATGCAGATCGGCATCGACAAGCATCCCGCGTTGCGCGTCACTTACGCCCTGTCGCTCTTCGCTGGCACGGGCGGCGACAGCGATCCGGAATCGGCCAATCGCATCCTCGTCGACGTATTGAAAGATGAAAACGCGCAAGACAAGCTGAAGGGACTTTCGGCAGCGGCGCTGGGCGATAGTGCCCGGCTTGGGCGCGGCGAAGCGCTTGATGTCGAGCTCGCGAAGGCAAGATACGAGATGGCATTCGGATTTGGCCATCGCGAAGCTGCGCAGACACTTGCTCTCTACTGGGAGAATCGCTGGGGATGCACGGCGTCAGGAGACTCGGTCCCTAACCGCGCAATTGCCCAGAAGTGGTACAAGCGCTGCGGTGAAAACAATCAAAAGATCTTGCAAACAGCGAGCCCCATCGCTTCATAGTTGGTGAGCGGAGGTAACCTTGCGGCTCCGCATCGTTCGTCGCGCGATGCTGGGTTTAAATGCCATACCGCAGGCCGACTATATCGTTGCCGGTCTTCGAATAGCCCTGGATGCGACGCATCAACCAATAACGGCGTCTGATCCGGCGCAGATTTGCATCAACCTATTTGTGCCGCCCCACACCGCATCCCAGACCATCTAAACGAACTTGTCGTCATGATCAATTGAGAAATTGATCCTTGACCAAAGATTCATCAGAGCAAAATCATTTGTTGCAAGAGCTCCAACGCCTTGTTTTCGTTCAGAAGCCCGGTCCGCGCCTTCGCAGCAATTGTCTTCAGCAATGCTTCAGCGATGGGTGGAATCCCACGCAAATGAGCAAGGTCGCTCGCCACTGAAAGCGA belongs to Burkholderia sp. PAMC 26561 and includes:
- a CDS encoding serine hydrolase domain-containing protein, with the protein product MLLERSDWFAWTASVALACGVLTSCGGSSTAACGVDQIQLETGCTSSSQVADSVRRAVQDTMQQLDLRAAIVGVSVGDQVVLTQAWGESAPNVPATIDMHWRIGAVAISYLSTVALQLEDEGKLSLDDPLSKYLPDIRDASKVTLRMLIASTSGFPEYVNTIPIEENVYRQWQESELLADAFSKPSVCDPGTCFAYSHANFVLFGQVLAKVAGLPLDTLISQRILRPLQLNQTFSNDDAFMPLPVLNAYSNELGSYQNSTAWNPSWTLAHGAIMSSTIPDILRSTRAIGGGELISSRARAEMIAQNPVTSRGKAYDGLGIVVVNGWLLQNPSFFGYSGVSAYLEKNGISIAVTATKNADSPDVSAASRLFENIALEIAPSNPVAVTAR
- a CDS encoding C1 family peptidase, with translation METGQVQAGRSNTRGEHAGADAPALAVTPAVHVDGVVRKLASTARRLKPLARPELKIATANKTLREPPASASLRSMCPPVLDQDPIQSCAAFAFTSALRFLHMRDGQDECLSPLFCYYATRVLIEKEQNGDDSGCKADAVVEALENYGVCVESLWPYDTAKFAVEPPASAFDDAVTRKLAKVYRVTTLRAMKVSIADGYPVPVAFPVARSVGYGSDAVLSPTWRTGVFPVPTAALGDVRTGASSVSAGSAGGSVGSAGRAVGSGGGAVDSAGGAMGSGGGSVGSAGKATGYAGGPVNDMNPFHQPASDLADGYHFVLAIGYDDATGLVESENSWGPTFGDNGYGYLPYALFGPTQDTLIADPSVLAEDPWTVRFQSDEARSATHQ
- a CDS encoding SbtR family transcriptional regulator is translated as MLGQQACPLSEWLLRLAWQLRIWHDLPYCVASARSDPESSMNPASSQLIETTRVLLNAAKSAGMAVKEVTTEDIFELVTTLSWGVDRFGDDEQAARRRVAIATVSIFRET
- a CDS encoding H-NS family nucleoid-associated regulatory protein, with amino-acid sequence MPTLEVIQEKLKKLQAQADVLIAKKAQSALEQIRRLMLEHRLTTEDIEEKTKARREAKGDSGLAIGSKRKASNARGTKVAPKFQDPKSGATWTGRGSAPAWIAKAKNRSRFLIQGDAVAAHAASPEIENAEATTTAKPRGYRTGPQPAKYRDRKSGATWSGKGRAPAWLANVRDRTKFLIEEEGASPVAEVATKAARKASAVGKKANAAKKPTRKVAAKKITAKKAAATKNEVKEATPRQSVAASKKVAAKKTGTVAKKRVAKKVSGSGSAAKAATVADDNGSTQAAIEAPVV